In Pseudomonas fluorescens, a genomic segment contains:
- the nuoK gene encoding NADH-quinone oxidoreductase subunit NuoK, whose protein sequence is MPAIPLEHGLAVAGILFCLGLVGLMVRRNILFVLMSLEIMMNAAALAFIVAGARWGQPDGQVMFILVISLAAAEASIGLAILLQLYRRFHTLDIDAASEMRG, encoded by the coding sequence ATGCCTGCTATCCCTTTGGAGCATGGTCTGGCGGTCGCCGGCATCCTGTTCTGCCTTGGCCTGGTCGGCCTGATGGTCCGCCGTAACATTTTGTTCGTGTTGATGAGCCTGGAAATCATGATGAACGCTGCGGCACTGGCGTTCATCGTGGCGGGTGCACGTTGGGGCCAGCCGGATGGACAAGTCATGTTCATCCTGGTGATCAGCCTGGCAGCCGCCGAGGCCAGTATTGGCCTGGCGATCCTGCTGCAACTGTATCGTCGCTTCCACACGCTTGATATCGACGCTGCCAGTGAGATGCGCGGATGA
- the nuoJ gene encoding NADH-quinone oxidoreductase subunit J has protein sequence MEFAFYFASGIAVVSTLRVITNTNPVHALLYLIISLIAVAMTFFSLGAPFAGVLEVIAYAGAIMVLFVFVVMMLNLGPASVAQERVWLKPGIWLGPVVLAALLLGELLYVLFAHQSGQAIGHTTVDAKAVGISLFGPYLLVVELASMLLLAAAITAFHLGRNEAKEQ, from the coding sequence ATGGAATTCGCTTTCTATTTCGCATCGGGTATCGCGGTTGTGTCCACGCTTCGCGTGATCACCAACACCAACCCCGTGCACGCCCTGCTCTATCTGATCATTTCGCTGATCGCCGTGGCCATGACCTTCTTCAGCCTCGGCGCACCGTTCGCCGGTGTCCTGGAAGTGATCGCCTACGCCGGCGCCATCATGGTGCTGTTCGTGTTTGTGGTGATGATGCTCAACCTCGGGCCGGCTTCGGTCGCCCAGGAGCGCGTCTGGCTCAAGCCCGGCATCTGGCTCGGCCCGGTCGTCCTCGCAGCCCTGCTGCTGGGTGAACTGCTGTATGTGCTGTTCGCTCACCAGAGCGGCCAGGCCATCGGCCACACCACCGTGGATGCGAAAGCCGTGGGCATCAGCCTGTTCGGCCCGTACCTGCTGGTGGTCGAACTGGCTTCGATGCTGCTGCTCGCCGCAGCCATCACCGCCTTCCACTTGGGCCGCAACGAAGCCAAGGAGCAATGA
- the nuoI gene encoding NADH-quinone oxidoreductase subunit NuoI has product MFKYIGDIVKGTGTQLRSLVMVFGHGFRKRDTLQYPEEAVYLPPRYRGRIVLTRDPDGEERCVACNLCAVACPVGCISLQKAETEDGRWYPDFFRINFSRCIFCGLCEEACPTTAIQLTPDFEMAEFKRQDLVYEKEDLLISGPGKNPDYNFYRVAGMAVAGKPKGAAQNEAEPINVKSLLP; this is encoded by the coding sequence ATGTTCAAATATATTGGCGACATCGTTAAGGGTACCGGTACCCAGTTGCGAAGCCTGGTGATGGTGTTCGGTCACGGCTTCCGCAAACGCGACACCCTGCAATACCCGGAAGAAGCGGTGTACCTGCCGCCGCGCTATCGCGGCCGCATCGTGCTGACCCGCGACCCCGATGGCGAAGAGCGTTGCGTAGCCTGCAACCTGTGCGCCGTGGCGTGCCCGGTGGGTTGCATCTCCCTGCAGAAAGCTGAAACCGAAGACGGTCGCTGGTACCCGGACTTCTTCCGCATCAACTTCTCGCGCTGCATTTTCTGCGGCCTGTGCGAGGAAGCTTGCCCGACCACCGCGATCCAGCTCACACCGGATTTCGAGATGGCCGAGTTCAAACGTCAGGACCTGGTGTACGAGAAAGAAGATCTGCTGATCTCTGGTCCCGGTAAAAACCCTGATTACAACTTCTATCGTGTTGCAGGTATGGCCGTTGCCGGTAAGCCGAAGGGCGCCGCACAAAACGAAGCCGAGCCGATCAACGTGAAGAGCTTGCTGCCTTAA
- the nuoH gene encoding NADH-quinone oxidoreductase subunit NuoH: MTWFTPEVIDVIISVVKAIVILLAVVVAGALLSFVERRLLGWWQDRYGPNRVGPFGMFQIAADMLKMFFKEDWTPPFADKVIFTLAPVVAMSALLIAFAIIPITPTWGVADLNIGLLFFFAMAGLSVYAVLFAGWSSNNKFALLGSLRASAQTVSYEVFMGLALMGIVVQVGSFNMRDIVEYQAQNLWFIIPQFFGFCTFFIAGVAVTHRHPFDQPEAEQELADGYHIEYAGMKWGMFFVGEYIGIILISALLVTLFFGGWHGPFGILPQLAFFWFFLKTAFFIMLFILLRASIPRPRYDQVMDFSWRFCLPLTLINLLVTAAVVLLNTPAGAVQ, from the coding sequence ATGACCTGGTTCACCCCTGAAGTGATCGACGTGATCATCTCGGTCGTCAAGGCCATCGTGATCCTGTTGGCCGTGGTCGTCGCGGGCGCCCTGCTCAGCTTCGTCGAACGTCGCCTGCTGGGCTGGTGGCAGGACCGCTACGGTCCGAACCGCGTTGGCCCGTTCGGCATGTTCCAGATCGCTGCCGACATGCTGAAAATGTTCTTCAAGGAAGACTGGACCCCGCCGTTTGCCGACAAGGTGATCTTCACCCTGGCACCGGTCGTGGCCATGAGCGCCTTGCTGATTGCCTTCGCGATCATCCCGATCACCCCGACCTGGGGCGTGGCGGACCTGAACATCGGCCTGCTGTTCTTCTTCGCCATGGCGGGTTTGTCGGTCTACGCGGTGCTGTTCGCCGGCTGGTCGAGTAACAACAAGTTCGCCCTGCTCGGCAGCTTGCGTGCCTCGGCCCAGACCGTGTCCTACGAAGTGTTCATGGGCCTCGCGCTGATGGGCATCGTGGTGCAGGTCGGCTCGTTCAACATGCGCGACATCGTCGAGTACCAGGCGCAGAACCTGTGGTTCATCATTCCGCAGTTCTTTGGCTTCTGTACCTTCTTCATCGCTGGCGTGGCCGTGACTCACCGTCACCCGTTCGACCAGCCGGAAGCGGAACAGGAACTGGCCGACGGTTACCACATTGAATACGCCGGCATGAAATGGGGCATGTTCTTCGTCGGTGAATACATCGGCATCATCTTGATCTCGGCCCTGCTGGTCACGCTGTTCTTCGGCGGCTGGCACGGTCCATTCGGCATCCTGCCGCAGCTGGCGTTCTTCTGGTTCTTCCTGAAGACCGCGTTCTTCATCATGCTGTTTATCCTGCTGCGCGCTTCCATTCCGCGTCCACGATACGACCAGGTGATGGATTTCAGCTGGCGTTTCTGCCTGCCGCTGACCCTGATCAATTTGCTGGTGACTGCTGCCGTTGTGTTGTTGAACACGCCAGCGGGCGCGGTTCAGTGA
- the nuoG gene encoding NADH-quinone oxidoreductase subunit NuoG, with protein MATIHVDGKALEVDGADNLLQACLSLGLDIPYFCWHPALGSVGACRQCAVKQYTDENDTRGRIVMSCMTPATDNTWISIDDEESKAFRASVVEWLMTNHPHDCPVCEEGGHCHLQDMTVMTGHNERRYRFTKRTHQNQDLGPFISHEMNRCIACYRCVRFYKDYAGGTDLGVFGAHDNVYFGRVEDGVLESEFSGNLTEVCPTGVFTDKTHSERYNRKWDMQFAPSICHGCSSGCNISPGERYGELRRIENRFNGSVNQYFLCDRGRFGYGYVNREDRPRQPLLAGGAKLSTDEALDKAADLLRGRNIVGIGSPRASLESNYALRELVGAEHFYSGIEAGELERIRLVLQVLNDSPLPVPNMRDIEDHDAIFVLGEDLTQTAARIALSLRQSVKGKAEDMADAMRVQPWLDAAVKNIGQHALNPLFIASIAETKLDDIAEECVHAAPDDLARIGFAVAHALDASAPAVEGLDAEALALAQRIADALLAAKRPLIIAGTSLASKALIEAAANIAKALKLRDKNGSISLVVPEANSLGLAMLGGESLDAALQAVTDGKADAIVVLENDLYTRTDSAKVDAALNAAKVLIVADHQKTATSERADLVLPAATFAEGDGTLVSQEGRAQRFFQVFDPKYMDASILVHEGWRWLHALRSTLLNQPLDWTQLDHVTAAVAASAPQLARIVDAAPSAAFRIKGLKLAREPLRYSGRTAMRADISVHEPRTPQDNDTAFAFSMEGYSGSVEPRQQVPFAWSPGWNSPQAWNKFQDEVGGHIRAGDPGTRLIETQGDALNWFAAVPRPFNPAPGTWQVVPFFHLFGSEETSSKAAPVQERIPAAYVSVAKSEADRLGVNDGALLSLNVAGQTLRLPLRINEALGAGLVALPKGFAGIPAAIFGKTVDGLQEAAQ; from the coding sequence ATGGCCACTATCCACGTAGACGGCAAAGCGCTCGAAGTCGATGGGGCGGACAACCTGTTACAGGCGTGTCTGTCACTCGGCCTCGATATCCCGTATTTCTGCTGGCACCCCGCGCTTGGTAGCGTCGGTGCCTGTCGCCAGTGTGCGGTCAAGCAGTACACCGACGAGAACGACACCCGTGGTCGTATCGTCATGTCCTGCATGACCCCTGCCACCGACAACACCTGGATCTCCATCGACGATGAAGAATCCAAGGCGTTCCGCGCCAGCGTTGTCGAATGGCTGATGACCAACCACCCCCACGACTGCCCGGTCTGTGAGGAAGGCGGTCACTGTCACCTGCAAGACATGACGGTGATGACCGGCCACAACGAGCGCCGTTATCGCTTCACCAAGCGCACCCACCAGAACCAGGACCTCGGCCCGTTCATTTCCCACGAAATGAACCGCTGCATCGCCTGCTATCGTTGCGTGCGCTTCTATAAAGACTACGCTGGCGGCACCGACCTCGGCGTTTTCGGCGCCCACGATAACGTGTACTTCGGTCGCGTCGAGGACGGCGTGCTGGAAAGCGAATTCTCCGGCAACCTCACCGAGGTCTGCCCGACCGGTGTCTTCACCGACAAGACGCACTCCGAGCGCTACAACCGCAAGTGGGACATGCAGTTCGCACCGAGCATCTGCCATGGCTGCTCCAGCGGTTGCAACATCTCCCCGGGCGAGCGCTACGGTGAACTGCGTCGCATCGAAAACCGCTTCAACGGTTCGGTCAACCAGTACTTCCTGTGCGACCGTGGCCGTTTCGGCTATGGCTACGTCAACCGCGAAGACCGCCCGCGCCAGCCCCTGCTGGCCGGCGGCGCCAAGCTGAGCACCGATGAGGCCCTCGATAAGGCCGCTGACCTGCTGCGCGGGCGCAATATCGTCGGTATCGGTTCGCCCCGCGCCAGCCTCGAAAGCAACTACGCGTTGCGCGAACTGGTCGGCGCCGAGCACTTCTACTCCGGTATCGAAGCCGGTGAACTGGAACGTATCCGCCTGGTCCTGCAAGTGCTGAACGACAGCCCGCTGCCAGTGCCGAACATGCGCGACATCGAAGACCACGACGCGATCTTCGTGCTCGGTGAAGACCTGACCCAGACCGCCGCGCGTATCGCGCTGTCCCTGCGTCAATCAGTCAAAGGCAAGGCCGAAGACATGGCCGACGCCATGCGCGTACAGCCTTGGCTCGACGCTGCGGTGAAAAACATCGGCCAGCACGCGCTGAACCCGCTGTTTATCGCAAGCATCGCTGAAACCAAGCTCGACGATATCGCCGAAGAATGCGTACACGCCGCCCCTGACGACCTGGCCCGCATCGGTTTCGCCGTGGCCCACGCCCTCGATGCCAGCGCGCCTGCCGTCGAAGGCCTGGACGCTGAAGCGCTGGCACTTGCCCAACGCATCGCCGACGCCCTGCTGGCGGCCAAGCGCCCACTGATCATTGCCGGGACCTCGCTGGCGTCCAAGGCGTTGATCGAAGCCGCCGCAAACATCGCCAAGGCCCTGAAGCTGCGTGACAAGAACGGCTCCATCAGCCTGGTCGTGCCGGAAGCCAACAGCCTTGGCCTGGCCATGCTCGGGGGCGAGTCCCTGGACGCGGCCCTGCAAGCGGTCACCGACGGCAAGGCCGACGCGATCGTGGTACTGGAAAACGACCTGTACACCCGCACCGATTCGGCCAAGGTCGATGCCGCGCTGAACGCCGCCAAGGTGCTGATCGTGGCCGACCACCAGAAGACCGCGACCAGCGAGCGAGCCGACCTGGTACTGCCGGCCGCGACCTTCGCCGAAGGCGACGGTACCCTGGTCAGCCAGGAAGGCCGCGCCCAGCGCTTCTTCCAGGTGTTCGATCCGAAGTACATGGACGCCAGCATCCTGGTTCACGAAGGCTGGCGCTGGCTGCATGCCTTGCGCTCGACCCTGCTGAACCAGCCGCTGGACTGGACCCAGCTCGACCACGTCACCGCAGCTGTCGCCGCAAGTGCACCGCAACTGGCACGTATCGTCGACGCCGCACCGTCCGCCGCGTTCCGCATCAAGGGCTTGAAACTCGCCCGTGAACCGCTGCGCTACTCCGGTCGTACCGCCATGCGTGCCGATATCAGCGTGCACGAACCGCGCACCCCGCAAGATAACGACACCGCATTCGCCTTCTCCATGGAAGGTTACTCGGGTTCCGTCGAGCCACGTCAGCAGGTGCCGTTTGCCTGGTCGCCGGGCTGGAACTCGCCGCAGGCCTGGAACAAGTTCCAGGACGAAGTCGGTGGTCATATCCGCGCTGGCGACCCAGGCACCCGCCTGATCGAAACCCAGGGCGATGCGCTGAACTGGTTCGCCGCCGTACCGCGTCCGTTCAATCCGGCCCCCGGTACTTGGCAGGTCGTGCCGTTCTTCCACCTGTTCGGCAGCGAAGAAACCTCTTCCAAAGCCGCGCCGGTGCAAGAGCGCATTCCCGCTGCCTATGTATCCGTGGCCAAGTCCGAAGCCGACCGCCTGGGCGTCAACGACGGCGCCCTGCTCAGCCTGAACGTGGCCGGCCAGACCCTGCGTCTGCCGCTGCGCATCAACGAAGCGTTGGGTGCCGGCCTGGTTGCACTGCCTAAAGGTTTCGCCGGTATTCCCGCGGCAATCTTTGGCAAAACCGTTGACGGTCTGCAGGAGGCAGCGCAATGA
- the nuoF gene encoding NADH-quinone oxidoreductase subunit NuoF, whose translation MTLTSFGPANLIKRSAETHPLTWRLRDDGEPVWLDEYQAKNGYAAARKAFADMSQDDIVQTVKDAGLKGRGGAGFPTGVKWGLMPKDESINIRYLLCNADEMEPNTWKDRMLMEQLPHLLIEGMLISARALKTYRGYIFLRGEYTTAAKHLNRAVEEAKAAGLLGKNILGSGFDFELFVHTGAGRYICGEETALINSLEGRRANPRSKPPFPAAVGVWGKPTCVNNVETLCNVPAIIADGVDWYKSLAREGSEDMGTKLMGFSGKVKNPGLWELPFGVTARELFEDYAGGMRDGYTLKAWQPGGAGTGFLLPEHLDAQMYAGGIGKVGTRMGTGLAMAVDNTVNMVSLLRNMEQFFARESCGFCTPCRDGLPWSVKLLMALENGEGREGDIETLLGLVGFLGPGKTFCAHAPGAVEPLGSAIKYFRSEFEAGIAPTSAAVPPLARPIVVGA comes from the coding sequence ATGACCCTGACTTCCTTCGGCCCGGCCAACCTGATCAAGCGTTCGGCCGAAACCCACCCGCTGACCTGGCGCCTGCGTGACGACGGCGAGCCGGTATGGCTCGACGAGTACCAGGCCAAGAACGGTTACGCCGCTGCGCGCAAAGCCTTCGCCGACATGAGCCAGGACGACATCGTCCAGACGGTGAAAGACGCCGGCCTCAAGGGTCGCGGCGGTGCAGGCTTCCCCACCGGCGTGAAGTGGGGCCTGATGCCCAAAGACGAATCCATCAACATCCGCTACCTGCTGTGCAACGCGGATGAAATGGAGCCCAACACCTGGAAAGACCGCATGCTGATGGAGCAACTGCCCCATCTGCTGATCGAAGGCATGCTGATCAGCGCCCGCGCGCTGAAAACCTACCGTGGCTATATCTTCCTGCGCGGCGAATACACCACCGCCGCCAAGCACCTCAACCGTGCCGTGGAAGAAGCCAAGGCCGCTGGCCTGCTGGGCAAGAACATCCTTGGTTCGGGTTTTGACTTCGAACTGTTCGTGCACACCGGCGCCGGGCGTTACATCTGCGGTGAAGAAACCGCACTGATCAACTCCCTCGAAGGCCGCCGCGCCAACCCACGCTCCAAGCCGCCCTTCCCTGCCGCCGTGGGCGTGTGGGGCAAGCCGACCTGCGTGAACAACGTCGAGACCCTGTGCAACGTGCCGGCGATCATCGCCGACGGCGTGGACTGGTACAAATCGTTGGCTCGCGAAGGCAGTGAAGACATGGGCACCAAGCTCATGGGCTTCTCCGGCAAGGTCAAGAACCCTGGCCTGTGGGAACTGCCGTTCGGCGTGACCGCGCGCGAGCTGTTCGAGGACTACGCCGGCGGCATGCGCGACGGCTACACCTTGAAAGCCTGGCAACCAGGCGGCGCCGGTACCGGTTTCCTGCTTCCTGAGCACCTCGACGCACAAATGTATGCCGGCGGCATCGGCAAGGTCGGCACCCGGATGGGGACCGGCCTGGCGATGGCAGTCGACAACACCGTGAACATGGTCTCGCTGCTGCGCAACATGGAGCAGTTCTTTGCCCGTGAATCCTGCGGTTTCTGCACCCCATGCCGCGACGGTTTGCCGTGGAGCGTCAAGCTGCTGATGGCCCTGGAAAACGGCGAAGGCCGCGAGGGTGACATCGAGACCCTGCTGGGCCTGGTCGGTTTCCTCGGCCCAGGCAAGACCTTCTGTGCTCACGCACCGGGCGCCGTAGAGCCATTGGGCAGCGCAATCAAATACTTCCGCTCGGAGTTCGAAGCCGGCATCGCGCCCACCAGCGCCGCCGTCCCGCCTCTGGCAAGGCCGATCGTAGTCGGCGCGTAA
- the nuoE gene encoding NADH-quinone oxidoreductase subunit NuoE gives MNSTLIQTDRFTLSETERSAIEHELHHYEDPRAASIEALKIVQKERGWVPDGALYAIGEILGIPASDVEGVATFYSQIFRQPVGRHIIRVCDSMVCYIGGHESVVSEIQNKLGIGLGQTTPDGRFTLLPVCCLGNCDKAPALMIDDDTFGDVQPAGVTQLLEGYP, from the coding sequence GCGCTCGGCCATCGAGCACGAGCTGCATCACTACGAAGACCCGCGCGCGGCGTCGATCGAAGCCTTGAAGATCGTCCAGAAGGAACGTGGTTGGGTGCCGGACGGCGCCCTCTACGCCATCGGCGAGATCCTTGGCATTCCTGCCAGCGACGTTGAAGGCGTGGCCACGTTCTACAGCCAGATCTTCCGCCAGCCGGTTGGCCGCCACATCATTCGCGTGTGCGACAGCATGGTCTGCTACATCGGTGGCCACGAGTCGGTGGTCAGCGAGATCCAGAACAAACTGGGCATCGGCCTCGGCCAGACCACCCCGGACGGCCGCTTCACGCTGCTGCCGGTGTGCTGCCTGGGCAACTGCGACAAGGCGCCGGCGTTGATGATCGACGACGACACATTCGGTGACGTGCAGCCTGCTGGCGTGACCCAATTGCTCGAGGGCTACCCATGA